From Sporohalobacter salinus, one genomic window encodes:
- a CDS encoding acyl-CoA dehydratase activase-related protein, with protein MKVKVGIPKSLLYFHYYPAWKEFFQQLGVEVVESDDSNQSIIDQGVKLAIDEACFPVKVSHGHIVNLRNKVDYIFLPRIVSVVKNEYVCPKLMGLPDMIRNNISDLPQLLTPTINHNQSWFDLLGSNLELGAKFTDSKFKIMKAHWQARKALRHHRQNLIKEFGRDRLTIALLGHAYLLEDKYLSLGLKDKLEELGVNVITPQNLTKKQIDRGADKLSKPLFWTFNREIIGAAYYLFECQEVDGFIQLAAFGCGPDSLIGELMERKAKRRSDIHFMSLNLDEHTGEAGLETRLEAFVDMIRWEAKGA; from the coding sequence ATGAAAGTTAAAGTAGGAATTCCTAAATCGTTATTATACTTTCATTATTATCCTGCCTGGAAGGAATTTTTTCAACAGTTAGGAGTAGAAGTGGTAGAGTCTGATGATTCAAATCAATCAATTATCGATCAGGGAGTTAAGCTTGCTATTGATGAAGCTTGTTTTCCTGTTAAAGTTAGTCATGGTCATATAGTTAATCTTCGTAATAAAGTCGATTATATCTTTTTGCCTCGGATTGTAAGTGTAGTTAAGAATGAATATGTCTGTCCTAAGTTAATGGGGTTGCCTGATATGATTAGGAACAATATATCTGATTTACCACAATTATTAACTCCAACAATAAATCATAATCAAAGTTGGTTTGATTTATTAGGGTCTAATTTAGAATTAGGAGCTAAGTTTACAGATAGTAAATTTAAGATTATGAAAGCACATTGGCAGGCAAGAAAAGCCCTGCGGCATCATCGACAGAATTTAATTAAAGAGTTTGGACGGGATAGATTAACTATAGCTTTATTAGGACATGCTTATTTATTAGAAGATAAATATTTAAGTTTAGGATTAAAAGATAAATTAGAAGAGTTAGGAGTAAATGTAATTACTCCTCAGAATTTAACTAAAAAGCAGATTGATAGAGGAGCTGATAAGTTATCTAAACCTCTATTTTGGACTTTTAACCGCGAGATTATTGGTGCTGCTTATTATCTTTTTGAATGCCAAGAGGTGGATGGTTTTATACAGCTAGCTGCTTTTGGTTGTGGCCCTGATTCTTTAATTGGGGAATTAATGGAACGAAAGGCTAAACGTCGTAGTGATATTCATTTTATGTCACTTAATCTCGATGAACATACTGGTGAAGCCGGATTAGAAACGAGATTAGAAGCTTTTGTAGATATGATTAGATGGGAGGCTAAGGGAGCATGA
- a CDS encoding CoA protein activase, with amino-acid sequence MKVTYPHMGLMNLSAKSLLKELGLEVVEPPPITERTLNLGVKHAPEFACLPLKINVGNYIEALEAGADTIIMAGGSGPCRFGYYGEVQKEILKDLDYDFEMITFEPFQGSWSNFLQQFKFIFKHLSWWNLWSAWKLAWTKCQLIDEATEYTNRMRGYAVKPKLVTEVYEVFLNRIEDIHEIEKLHSAIVEMKNQILDLKIDWQKEPLKVGIVGEIYVVLEPFTNLNLEKKLGEMGVVVNRSIYLSDWISEHLFSTSVDSEEHQKIEAAAEPYLEHFVGGHGLETIGRTVLYNQDDYDGVIQLAPFTCMPEIVAESILPKVSRELDMPVLSLTLDEHTGEAGYITRLEAFVDLLKRKQGLKTGGQVI; translated from the coding sequence ATGAAAGTAACTTATCCACATATGGGACTGATGAATTTATCTGCTAAATCATTATTAAAGGAGTTGGGTTTAGAAGTAGTAGAACCACCTCCAATTACAGAACGAACACTGAATTTAGGTGTTAAGCATGCTCCTGAATTTGCCTGTTTACCGTTGAAAATAAATGTTGGTAACTATATCGAAGCTTTAGAAGCAGGGGCAGATACAATTATTATGGCTGGAGGAAGTGGTCCTTGCCGGTTTGGATATTATGGTGAGGTGCAAAAAGAGATTTTAAAAGATTTAGATTATGATTTTGAAATGATAACCTTCGAACCATTTCAGGGTTCATGGAGCAACTTTTTGCAGCAATTTAAATTTATATTTAAACATCTTTCTTGGTGGAATTTATGGAGTGCTTGGAAGTTAGCTTGGACTAAATGTCAGTTGATTGATGAAGCAACTGAATATACAAATAGAATGAGAGGATATGCAGTTAAACCTAAATTAGTAACTGAAGTTTATGAAGTTTTTTTAAATAGAATAGAAGATATTCATGAAATTGAAAAGCTCCATTCAGCTATAGTAGAAATGAAGAATCAGATTTTAGATTTGAAAATTGATTGGCAGAAAGAACCTCTTAAAGTTGGAATAGTAGGTGAGATCTATGTTGTATTAGAACCTTTTACTAATCTCAATTTAGAAAAGAAATTAGGTGAAATGGGAGTTGTAGTTAATCGCTCTATTTATCTAAGTGATTGGATCAGTGAACATTTGTTTAGTACTTCGGTTGATAGTGAAGAACATCAAAAGATAGAAGCAGCAGCTGAACCTTATTTAGAACACTTTGTAGGCGGTCATGGATTGGAAACTATTGGTCGTACAGTATTATATAATCAAGACGACTATGATGGAGTAATTCAATTAGCTCCTTTTACCTGTATGCCAGAGATAGTAGCTGAAAGTATTCTACCAAAAGTTAGTCGTGAACTTGATATGCCGGTGCTGTCATTAACATTAGATGAACATACTGGTGAAGCAGGATATATTACTAGATTAGAAGCCTTTGTTGATTTATTAAAAAGAAAACAGGGACTTAAAACAGGAGGTC
- a CDS encoding ZIP family metal transporter — MNSLIKVIIYSSLAGSAILLGGYLGTKEVSDSFLSTILSFGAGILISVISFSLIPEAYREAGILGSSISFLLGGLFFLAVDSYIEKNFKSGLGIALGTLLDDLPESISMGVGFATKGGGLGVVLAISIFLHNIPEGFLTTEEMVNVGEIDKKFAYLVAGAIALINPIGAIIGFRFLVGLSKFWLGSIMAFAGGAILYMIVDEMIPRAVKVGGKFEVLGILLGFLVSFLLGETFISIPLSF; from the coding sequence ATGAATAGTTTAATTAAGGTAATTATTTATAGTTCTTTAGCAGGGAGTGCTATTTTATTAGGAGGCTATCTTGGTACTAAAGAAGTATCAGATAGCTTCCTATCTACTATTCTTTCTTTTGGAGCTGGAATTTTAATTTCGGTTATTTCCTTTTCATTGATTCCTGAAGCCTATCGCGAAGCAGGAATATTAGGAAGTTCAATTAGTTTTCTGTTGGGGGGACTATTCTTTTTAGCTGTTGATAGCTATATAGAGAAAAATTTCAAATCTGGGTTAGGGATTGCTTTAGGTACTTTATTAGATGATCTGCCAGAATCTATTAGTATGGGAGTTGGTTTTGCTACTAAAGGTGGTGGATTAGGAGTAGTATTGGCAATTTCGATTTTTCTTCATAATATTCCGGAAGGATTTTTAACTACCGAAGAGATGGTGAATGTAGGAGAAATAGATAAAAAGTTTGCTTATTTAGTTGCTGGGGCTATTGCTTTAATTAATCCTATTGGAGCTATAATTGGTTTTAGGTTCTTAGTTGGTTTATCTAAGTTTTGGTTAGGATCGATAATGGCTTTTGCTGGAGGAGCAATTCTTTATATGATTGTTGATGAGATGATTCCTAGAGCTGTTAAGGTAGGAGGTAAATTTGAAGTGCTGGGGATTTTACTTGGATTTTTAGTTAGTTTTTTATTGGGAGAAACCTTCATTTCTATCCCTCTTAGTTTTTAA